DNA sequence from the Gammaproteobacteria bacterium genome:
AGTAACTGTACTCGCGCCATACTGAAAAGTTTTTTTAATAGGGGTCAAGACGAACTTCCTTTACTGAAGAAGAGAGGTGGAGAAGCAGAACATCATCAATATTCGTAACGTGGACACCCCGCAATCGAGCAGCATTGCGAGGAGTAAACGCCGGTATTATTTACGCAAACCTAGTCGAGAAATGAGGCTATGGTAGCGGTCTTCGCTCGAACGTTGTAAATAATCGAGCAGTTTGCGACGCTGGCTAACCAAACGAAGTAATCCCCTGCGGGAATGATGATCATGGACATGGATCTTGAAATGGCCGGTTAAGTGCTCGATACGCGCCGATAACAATGCGACTTGGACCTCCGGGGAACCGGTATCGTTGTTAGCACGGCGGTAGTTCTGAAGGATCTGGCTCTTCTGTTCAGCGGAAAAAGACATGCGGACAAAGCTCCGATGGGGATGCCAAATGGCTGTTCTTAAATTGGAGTCTACGGCTAATGCTTGGTTGCTCACCAATACATTTTTGTTAACAAATGCTCACTGAAGATAACTCTTCAGTGAGGGGGGTATCTCCCAATGGTTGTGAAAAGTTACCTTTCCACAACCGCGTATAAAATAAAGAGAATAGCTTGATTATCGCTATGTAATCTCTTTATTTTTCAGTATCTTAAAGGTTTTATTCTACAAAGAATTGTTTGCAGAAACCACATACCTTTCCGATAACAGTAAATGAATTATAGCTGTAAAATTTCAGTACTGTCAAACTGTTACTATTTTTGAACTATTACCTTAATTTAGAATTTATTAATAAATGTAAGTAATAATTAACAAATCAGATACTATGCGTGAACCTTCCCTGGCGTGCTCCCGCGTATTGCCACACGGTTCGCGCTTCATCGGACGCCCGAATTCCGGTAACACCATCGCCACCGGACGCTAGGTTGGTGCCGTCCTCCCTGCGCATAACATTCGGGCCTACCGCCCGTAGCCAACGCTAAAATATCCGGGCCGCGTTGATATCCCGGTAATGAATAACGCCACAATTCGGACAAATCCACTTCCGAAACAATAGCGCTATTGCATCCATTCGTTGATCACATTTCGAGCATACCTTAATTGGTCGGCTCGAATCGGTCGATGACTATTATTTTTCGACCGAATCACTCCCTTATTATTTTCTGAATAGGGCGGGGTGATTGATTTTAAAGACGCAATTACAAATTTTTAATTTTTTGGGTACGACCCAGCATATTGTAAAGCACCGACAATTCTTGAATAAATACCTACATTTTAATAATGTGAAAATAAAACAGAATTATCGCAAAAATCATTAATAAATACTTAATTAATCAATTCATTTTTTAAACAATGGGGACTCAACTGTTTCTGACGCAATTCTTTCGGTGTTTTCAAATGCTTTACGGTGGCGTTGTAAACGTATCTCGAAGTCTCGAACCATTGTCAGAACAGATTCTGCTGTTGCACAGTTGGGTAAATTCTCACTCGTTTTACTTGAATGACCACGCTGGACAGACATTCGACAGGAGAAATGGTGCAGGATGACAAGTAACTCAGCAGTGAGTTCGGCCTCACGGCTGGCTCCCACCGTTGGCTCGAGAACCACGAATTGCCCGCCATGGTATTCAATGAGAAATTGAAGGGCATCACTGCCGAAACGGGCGAGTCGATCACGGTGGGTAACCACAACCGTGAGCTTATCGCCGCGCATAAGTCGTTCCAGTAGGGAACGCAATCCTTTACGCTTGAAGTTGAGGCCGCTGCCAATGTCTTGGATGATTGCGGCGTTAGGGTAGGCGGCGTGTAGTCTGTGGATTTGATGTTCGAGATCGTCACGGTGTTTGGCGCTGCTAACGCGAGCGTAGCAGACGAAAGTAGGTGGCGCGTTCTTGACCAAATAGGCATCAACATCGAATAGTCTCTGACCGGCAGGATTGCGTATCGAGGGGATAATGCCTTGATCGGCATAGCTTCGTAAGGTGGTTTTACCCATCCCTAGCTTGGCTATCGCTTTGCGGAGCGGAACGTATGCCATCTATTAGGTATTTAATGGTAGATTATGATAGCAAATAGTAGTTTTTCCTTAACTATTTGTCAATTCTCTATTCTACCTTCTACAAATTCGACTTACGCCGAAGGCCAGTGCCTTCCTCTCCATAGGCTGACGCCGTGGAACTCGCCAATTTCTCAAGGTTTCTCGCCCTCACCATAATTTGAGAATATCGTTAATTCAATGGCGACACAACCGATTACAACGCCATGGCACCTTCTGCTCCGCTTAGGCTACGCACCAGGGCTGCGGAGCATAATAACTGATGCTTGATATTTATCTATAACTGTCTATACTTGCTCATTATGAATAAAAAATATCGAATCAACGAGTTTGCTAAACGGGTCAGCCGCTCTTCATCCACGATACGAAGATGGGAACGAGAGGGTAAGCTTCAAACGAAACGCCTGACGTCGGGGCAGGCCTTTCCATCTCGTGACTACTAGAAATAATTTTTTAACAACGGATCGACCGCTGCTCGTGCTCGGTTCCTCGGGACAAGTGGGAAAAGCACTGGTTCGAAAACTCGGTCCACATGCGCTGGCGCTTTCGCGCCAAGAGTTGAATCTTGCCGAGCTGAGCACTCTTCCCGCGCTCCTGGACGCGATTCAACCTTGCGTAGTGCTTAATGCTGCTGCTTATACCCAGGTTGATCGTGCTGAACAAGAAGAGGCATTGGCCTTGACCATTAACGGCGATGCTCCTGGGATTTTAGCGCGTTGGTGCGCGGCACGCGATGTTCCTTTTATTCACTATTCGACTGACTATGTCTATTCCGGCGAAGGTATTATTCCCTGGGTCGAGGATTCTCCTGTCGCGCCGCTTAATGTCTATGGCCGGAGTAAATTGGCGGGTGATCTCGCTGTGGCTGCGGCGGGTGGAAAATGGCTAATTTTTCGTACTTCTTGGGTATATGACGCGCAAGGCAAGAATTTCTTGAATACCATGGTGCGTTTAGGAGAAGAGCGTGAAATTCTGCGAGTGATTTCGGATCAACATGGTGCGCCGACCTACGCCCCAGATCTTGCCGAAGCAACCTTGATGATTATGGAACAAGCGCTTGCGATGCCGCGATTCCCGAGCGGAATTTATCACCTTTGTAACTCGGGAGAGACCACCTGGCATGAATTCGCAACCGCGATCTTGGAAGCAATTAGCCAACGGGGCGTTAAACTTAAAACACGTATGATTGAAGCAATCACTACGGCGGATTATCCAACTCCAGCCCGTCGGCCACTCAATTCTCGTCTCAATTCCAAAAAAATATATAAAACTTTTAATGTCGAGCTGCCTGACTGGAGAGCTGGACTTGCTCGTTGTCTACAAGAAAGATAAGGCTGTGCATTATGCAAGTTACCTCACTAGCACTTCCTGGATTATTACGCGTTGAACTCGATTTGCATGGAGACGCACGCGGTTTCTTCGTGGAACGATTCAATCAAAAAGAATATCAACAATACGGTCTACCGATTGAATTCAAGCAGGATAACCATTCGCGTTCAGCGCCGGGGGTACTCCGCGGCCTGCATTACCAATATGGCTTACCTCAGGGAAAACTGGTTGGTGTTCTGCGGGGTAAAATCTGGGACGTAGTTTTAGATATTCGTCCTAGTTCATTAACCTATGGCAAAAGCCTTGGAATTGAATTAAGTGACTTAAGCGGTCATCTCCTTTGGGTACCGCCAGGATTCGCGCACGGCTTTTGCGTTTTAGGCGATGAACCCGCAGATTTACTTTACAAGGTTACCGAATTTTACAATCCGCAGGGAGAAAAAGGGATTCACTGGGCTGATCCGGACGCCGCGATCCGTTGGCCAATCCAGAATCCTGTAGTGTCGGCGCGCGATAACCTGCTGCCGACTTTTTCTTCCTATCGTATTAATCCAATTCAATGGAATCAACTTTAATTCGCATTGTAATAAAAAATGAAGAGGCGATGGAGATGCTTGGGGCGCACTTAGCGCAAGCAGTGGGAAAAACTGGAGTAAGTTTAGCGCTCAAAGGTACCTTGGGTGCAGGAAAAACCACTCTTGCGCGCGGCTTCCTGCGCGAGCGTGGATACCAGGGAACAGTCAAAAGTCCAACCTTTACCTTGATTGAACCCTACGATTTATTAGAAGGTGTGATATACCACTTCGATCTTTATCGTCTAGTCGATTCCGAGGAATTGGAATTACTAGGAATCCGTGATTATTTTGTCCCAGATGCGATTTGTTTAATCGAATGGCCGGAGCGGGGAGCGGGAGTGCTACCTGAATTAGATCTGCAAGTATTAATTAACTATTGCGAAGAAGGACGAACCGTACAAATTGAAGCAACCAGCCCGCAGGGTGTTGATGTGTTGGAAATGCTGAATACCTTGCCTGATTTTCGAGGATTAAAAAATGAATTCTCTGCGTCTCCCCGCAGTTGCGGGTCTATTTTATCCCGCTGATCCCCGTGAACTGCGCGCCATGGTTATTAGTCTATTACAAAAAGCGCAAGTTGCGGAGAAAATTCCGAAAGCGTTGATTGCTCCACATGCTGGTTATGTATATTCCGGGCCAATCGCAGCAAGTGCCTATGCTTCTCTGACGCGAATGCGTGGCACGGTTAATCGTGTAGTTCTGATGGGACCATCTCACCGCGTGAGTTTTTCTGGCATTGCCCTCCCGAGCGCCGCCTTTTTTGTTACTCCCATGGGCAAGGTCGCGGTGGAGCCAGCGATTAAAGAGACACTGGCAGGATTACCTCAAGTATTGACCCTGGATCAGGCTCATGCACAAGAGCATAGTCTGGAAGTCCATCTACCTTTTTTACAAGAAGGTTTAGGTACCTTTTCCTTAGTGCCCATGGTGGTGGGGGACGCCTCGTCTCTTGCAGTCGCTGAGGTGCTTGAACGGCTCTGGGGAGGACCAGAGACTTTAATTGTAGTTAGTTCTGATCTAAGCCACTATCATGACTACGAAACCGCGCGTCAACTCGATGCTGCGACTTCTCGCGCCATAGAAGGCTTGATGCCTGATGCCATCTACCACGAACATGCCTGTGGACGTAATCCGGTCAATGGATTGTTGACTGTGGCGCGACGCTTGAGAATTTCTCCACGTACCATTGACTTGCGTAATTCTGGGGATACCGCCGGATCTCGTAATCGCGTAGTCGGTTATGGAGCGTATACCTTCGCGGGTTAATTCTAGGACAGATCAAAAATCATTCCGTCGATCAGAGGATTAAGATTATAACTCGACAAACGGGCGCGACATTCCCGCATGATTTGATCTTCCAGGCCAGGTTTCATGTGGGTAATGTACAGTGGAACTCGATGATGAAGCCGCATAACATCCTCGGCAAGAAGTTTTGCAGTGTAGTGGCCACTAACACGGGCGAGCGGTAATTGATCATCGGGAAATCCCACCTCTACGATGATCAAGTCTAGTCGTGGATGGGCGTTGACTGCGTCCCAGAATGTTCGATTGCTAGTGGTGTCACCACTAAAAGCAAAAGCGTGATGGCCATCATCAACTAAATATCCGACGCCAGGCACCGAATGCGCCACCGGAATTGCGGTTACCTCAAGGTTTTCCACACGCACCTTATCTCCCCTTTGAAAGGGAAGATAATGCAATAAAGGATAATCCTTGGGGATCGAAGTGAAATCAGGCCAGATAGTCCCATTGAGAACATGGGTGCGTATCGCGTCCAGTGTTTCGGGTAAGCCACGGAGTTCCACATGTGCATCATGACGGGAAAAAATCGTATCCGCCATGAATGCCATGCAGGTTACATGGTCCAGATGTGAGTGGGTAAAAAAAATATTTCTAATCAGGCATAAATTTTCTATGGATAGATCTCCCAAACCGGTTCCGGCGTCAATCAGGAGACTCTTATTCACTAACAAGGTAGTAGTGCGCCGACCACCACCAATCCCTCCACTGCACCCAAGAATTTGTAATTTCACAGTATAATCCCACTAATGATAATCAAATCTGACCGCGCACCGTTGCTATTGTAACCTGCGGAACGTGATCCACCGTTCAGAGATATAATCATCACATGCCCACGCACGAGGCCCTACGACCTTAGTCGTAGGATTGATGAACTGAGGATATCGAATTTCTCGACCCTTCGGGGTTGAGAGTTGCTACGTCAAATATGCACAAGTATATGATAACTCAAGTTGCTACCTATACGTAACTTATTGATTTATTTTTACAGATATACGCCTGTCTCAACGTAATAGATTGATTTTCGCTGTAACAAGGCTTATCGCTGCCAACTTGAGTTATGATAGAAATGACTGTTTGGTCTTACTAGGTCGGTAAGGACTGACAGCCGAGAAAGACCGACAATTCTTGAATTCAACTTCAAAAAAAATAGGAGGACGGCGCTTCCTCCCCCATGCCTAAAGGCGGGAGGTTTCCGTGCCAAATTTGGATGATTACCGAGAAAGCCATCCTGGAGAAATTACGCTCCTGCGTACCCATGAATTCGCTTACCCAGGAAAGCTTCACACGCCTGTGCGGCGAAATTACGGTGGAAGAATTTCCCGCTAAAACAAAATTATTCTCTATTGGTGACGAGGATTCATTATCCATCTATCTTATTTCCGGTGAGCTTGAGCTTATTTCCAATGATGGTACCCGAAGCATAGTGCATAGCGGGAAGGATAATACTCGTTACGCCCTGGCAAACCTCAAGCCACGTCGTTACAACGGTATTGCTTCCACACCCATTCGGGTGGTGCGTATGGATAGTCGCTTCGTGGACAAGTTGGTGGTAATGGAGAGCGTTGCTCTGGACAGTGGAAACGGTTTTGTGGTCGATGAGTTTGATACTGATGGTCAGGGA
Encoded proteins:
- the rpsO gene encoding 30S ribosomal subunit protein S15, which codes for MSFSAEQKSQILQNYRRANNDTGSPEVQVALLSARIEHLTGHFKIHVHDHHSRRGLLRLVSQRRKLLDYLQRSSEDRYHSLISRLGLRK
- a CDS encoding hypothetical protein (Evidence 5 : Unknown function) translates to MDLSELWRYSLPGYQRGPDILALATGGRPECYAQGGRHQPSVRWRWCYRNSGVR
- a CDS encoding putative resolvase (Evidence 3 : Putative function from multiple computational evidences); this translates as MAYVPLRKAIAKLGMGKTTLRSYADQGIIPSIRNPAGQRLFDVDAYLVKNAPPTFVCYARVSSAKHRDDLEHQIHRLHAAYPNAAIIQDIGSGLNFKRKGLRSLLERLMRGDKLTVVVTHRDRLARFGSDALQFLIEYHGGQFVVLEPTVGASREAELTAELLVILHHFSCRMSVQRGHSSKTSENLPNCATAESVLTMVRDFEIRLQRHRKAFENTERIASETVESPLFKK
- the rfbD gene encoding dTDP-4-dehydrorhamnose reductase, coding for MTTRNNFLTTDRPLLVLGSSGQVGKALVRKLGPHALALSRQELNLAELSTLPALLDAIQPCVVLNAAAYTQVDRAEQEEALALTINGDAPGILARWCAARDVPFIHYSTDYVYSGEGIIPWVEDSPVAPLNVYGRSKLAGDLAVAAAGGKWLIFRTSWVYDAQGKNFLNTMVRLGEEREILRVISDQHGAPTYAPDLAEATLMIMEQALAMPRFPSGIYHLCNSGETTWHEFATAILEAISQRGVKLKTRMIEAITTADYPTPARRPLNSRLNSKKIYKTFNVELPDWRAGLARCLQER
- the rfbC gene encoding dTDP-4-dehydrorhamnose 3,5-epimerase; protein product: MQVTSLALPGLLRVELDLHGDARGFFVERFNQKEYQQYGLPIEFKQDNHSRSAPGVLRGLHYQYGLPQGKLVGVLRGKIWDVVLDIRPSSLTYGKSLGIELSDLSGHLLWVPPGFAHGFCVLGDEPADLLYKVTEFYNPQGEKGIHWADPDAAIRWPIQNPVVSARDNLLPTFSSYRINPIQWNQL
- the tsaE gene encoding N(6)-L-threonylcarbamoyladenine synthase, TsaE subunit, giving the protein MESTLIRIVIKNEEAMEMLGAHLAQAVGKTGVSLALKGTLGAGKTTLARGFLRERGYQGTVKSPTFTLIEPYDLLEGVIYHFDLYRLVDSEELELLGIRDYFVPDAICLIEWPERGAGVLPELDLQVLINYCEEGRTVQIEATSPQGVDVLEMLNTLPDFRGLKNEFSASPRSCGSILSR
- a CDS encoding MEMO1 family protein CCP3SC5AM1_v1_990008 — translated: MNSLRLPAVAGLFYPADPRELRAMVISLLQKAQVAEKIPKALIAPHAGYVYSGPIAASAYASLTRMRGTVNRVVLMGPSHRVSFSGIALPSAAFFVTPMGKVAVEPAIKETLAGLPQVLTLDQAHAQEHSLEVHLPFLQEGLGTFSLVPMVVGDASSLAVAEVLERLWGGPETLIVVSSDLSHYHDYETARQLDAATSRAIEGLMPDAIYHEHACGRNPVNGLLTVARRLRISPRTIDLRNSGDTAGSRNRVVGYGAYTFAG
- a CDS encoding Beta-lactamase family protein produces the protein MKLQILGCSGGIGGGRRTTTLLVNKSLLIDAGTGLGDLSIENLCLIRNIFFTHSHLDHVTCMAFMADTIFSRHDAHVELRGLPETLDAIRTHVLNGTIWPDFTSIPKDYPLLHYLPFQRGDKVRVENLEVTAIPVAHSVPGVGYLVDDGHHAFAFSGDTTSNRTFWDAVNAHPRLDLIIVEVGFPDDQLPLARVSGHYTAKLLAEDVMRLHHRVPLYITHMKPGLEDQIMRECRARLSSYNLNPLIDGMIFDLS